In a single window of the Candidatus Krumholzibacteriia bacterium genome:
- a CDS encoding MarR family transcriptional regulator — translation MQNLDRATLARRALLDTLRVANLLDRRGGALARQADITSAQWLTLGLLSQVGERGLTPTELCRQLCVSKQNMTGMILRLEKKGLVTRQPEPQDRRSFRVMATPEGHRTVQQLEPEGREFFERQVETLDDERLMNLTESLSVVLETLRAEEQRMTSRRRRAAEA, via the coding sequence ATGCAGAACCTCGACCGTGCGACCCTGGCCCGCCGGGCCCTGCTCGACACCCTGCGCGTGGCGAACCTTCTCGACCGTCGCGGGGGGGCACTCGCGCGCCAGGCGGACATCACGTCGGCCCAATGGCTCACGCTCGGCCTGTTGTCGCAGGTCGGTGAGCGCGGGCTGACTCCCACCGAACTCTGCCGTCAGCTCTGCGTCAGCAAGCAGAACATGACCGGCATGATCCTGCGCCTCGAGAAGAAGGGGCTCGTCACCCGACAGCCCGAACCGCAGGACCGTCGCTCGTTCCGGGTCATGGCCACGCCCGAGGGACACCGCACCGTGCAGCAGCTCGAGCCCGAGGGGCGCGAGTTCTTCGAGCGGCAGGTCGAGACCCTCGACGACGAGCGGCTCATGAACCTGACCGAGAGTCTATCGGTGGTGCTCGAGACGCTCCGGGCCGAGGAACAGCGCATGACCTCGCGCCGGCGCCGCGCCGCGGAGGCCTGA
- the queF gene encoding preQ(1) synthase, with translation MSTTPGRTLETFDNPRPGRDYEIRFEIPEFTCLCPKTGQPDFANLHIRYVPDAKCVELKSLKLYVWSYRDVGAFHEDVTNRILDDLVGAVHPREMTIEAEFFVRGGIETTVEASYFGDEET, from the coding sequence ATGTCCACCACGCCGGGTCGCACGCTCGAGACCTTCGACAACCCCCGTCCGGGGCGCGACTACGAGATCCGCTTCGAGATTCCCGAGTTCACGTGTCTGTGCCCGAAGACCGGACAGCCCGACTTCGCGAACCTGCACATCCGCTACGTGCCCGATGCGAAGTGCGTCGAACTGAAGTCGCTGAAGCTGTACGTGTGGAGCTACCGGGACGTCGGGGCGTTCCACGAGGACGTGACGAACCGGATCCTCGACGACCTGGTGGGGGCGGTGCATCCGCGCGAGATGACCATCGAGGCCGAGTTCTTCGTGCGCGGCGGGATCGAGACGACGGTCGAGGCGAGCTATTTCGGCGACGAGGAGACGTGA